In Ancalomicrobiaceae bacterium S20, the following proteins share a genomic window:
- a CDS encoding L-serine ammonia-lyase, whose translation MISAFDLFKIGIGPSSSHTVGPMRAAQAFVTSLAGSGLLGRTARIEARLYGSLAWTGRGHGTDKAVVLGLAGQLPDTVDPDEADGLVERLATDKRLTLPDGSAIDFDPTVDVVFDYEGQTPVHPNTLRFAALDVSGETLLMEIWYSVGGGFVLRDGDTQGAGADDVRLPFPYRSGAELLGMGLSSGRSIAEIVYANECARRPKAEVDRHITGVAQSMFACIDRGIRTGGELPGGLRVKRRAKALAERLAADRERNIRPPHEVMDWVSLYAIAVNEENASGGRVVTAPTNGAAGVVPSVLRYYRDHCPDATDEGVRVFLLTATAIGGLFKMNASISGAEVGCQGEVGVACSMASAGLCAALGGSNAQIENAAEIGMEHHLGMTCDPIGGLVQIPCIERNAFGAIKAINAASLALRGDGTHKVSLDSVIRTMRETGRDMGSKYKETSQGGLAVNVPEC comes from the coding sequence ATGATCAGCGCCTTCGACCTGTTCAAGATCGGGATCGGCCCGTCGTCGTCGCACACGGTCGGGCCCATGCGCGCGGCCCAGGCCTTCGTCACCTCGCTCGCCGGCAGCGGTCTCCTCGGCCGCACGGCGCGGATCGAGGCGCGGCTCTACGGTTCGCTCGCCTGGACCGGTCGCGGCCACGGCACCGACAAGGCGGTCGTGCTCGGGCTCGCGGGGCAATTGCCCGACACCGTCGACCCCGACGAGGCCGACGGTCTCGTCGAGCGTCTGGCGACCGACAAGCGGCTGACGCTGCCGGACGGTTCGGCGATCGATTTCGATCCGACCGTCGACGTCGTGTTCGACTACGAGGGGCAGACCCCGGTCCATCCGAACACGCTGCGCTTCGCGGCGCTCGATGTGAGCGGCGAAACGCTCCTGATGGAGATCTGGTACTCGGTCGGTGGCGGTTTCGTGCTGCGCGACGGCGATACGCAAGGCGCCGGCGCGGACGACGTGCGGCTGCCGTTCCCCTATCGCTCGGGCGCGGAACTGCTCGGCATGGGCCTGTCGTCGGGCCGCAGCATCGCCGAGATCGTCTATGCCAACGAGTGTGCGCGCCGGCCGAAGGCCGAGGTCGATCGCCATATCACGGGGGTCGCGCAATCGATGTTCGCCTGCATCGATCGCGGCATCCGCACCGGCGGCGAACTGCCGGGCGGGCTCAGGGTCAAGCGGCGAGCGAAGGCGCTCGCCGAGCGGCTCGCCGCCGATCGGGAGCGCAACATCCGGCCGCCGCACGAGGTGATGGACTGGGTCAGCCTCTATGCGATCGCGGTCAACGAGGAGAACGCGAGCGGCGGCCGCGTCGTGACCGCGCCGACCAACGGCGCGGCCGGCGTCGTGCCCTCGGTGCTGCGCTACTACCGCGACCATTGTCCGGATGCGACGGACGAGGGCGTGCGCGTCTTCCTTCTGACCGCGACCGCGATCGGCGGGCTGTTCAAGATGAATGCGTCGATCTCGGGCGCCGAGGTCGGCTGCCAGGGCGAGGTCGGCGTCGCCTGTTCGATGGCCTCGGCGGGGCTGTGCGCCGCGCTCGGCGGCAGCAACGCCCAGATCGAGAACGCGGCCGAGATCGGCATGGAGCACCATCTCGGCATGACCTGCGATCCCATCGGCGGCCTCGTGCAGATCCCCTGCATCGAGCGCAACGCCTTCGGCGCGATCAAGGCGATCAATGCCGCCTCGCTGGCGCTGCGCGGCGACGGCACGCACAAGGTCAGCCTCGATTCGGTGATCCGCACCATGCGCGAAACCGGTCGCGACATGGGCTCCAAGTACAAGGAGACCTCGCAGGGTGGTCTCGCGGTCAACGTGCCGGAGTGCTGA
- a CDS encoding glycosyltransferase family 87 protein translates to MATVHESTKPGRPADARQSLPDGAVLACFAALGMATLAYDLAIGLPLRIADHNWLGMDFVNMWFGARLAWAGDLATLFDWPRYMAYVRGIAGPDYPLHNWSYPPHVLLFVWPLARLDYGPALLLWNGLGYLAYALALRTLFAARAIRPSPMRFALAFVAPGAIANIVFGHVGLFVTALFAAGMAWRDRRPWLAGLMFGLMTMKPHLGAVVPILLLAERRWTVIVSAGLSTAVLVAITSAVFGWSVFPDYLRQVGPVQTAILMTEVGLEHLSPTWFAGIRTWNLAPEWGWPVLAVTAPLGILAVVLAVRRDLPPVRRDLVIALAAFMVTPYAFLYDLALTVPFLAVYLGLASTSRARTLAVLALLSPLLPPVTTHLPIPLTPIILTAMLVEALFGEALSDAAAGADTPAGSDQRVRA, encoded by the coding sequence ATGGCAACCGTTCATGAAAGCACGAAACCTGGTCGGCCTGCCGACGCCCGGCAAAGCCTGCCGGATGGGGCGGTGCTCGCCTGCTTCGCCGCGCTGGGCATGGCGACCCTCGCCTACGACCTTGCCATCGGTCTGCCGTTGCGGATCGCCGACCATAACTGGCTCGGCATGGACTTCGTCAACATGTGGTTCGGCGCCCGCCTCGCTTGGGCCGGTGATTTGGCGACCTTGTTCGACTGGCCGCGCTACATGGCCTATGTGCGCGGGATCGCCGGGCCGGACTATCCGCTGCACAACTGGTCGTATCCGCCGCATGTCCTGTTGTTCGTCTGGCCGCTCGCCCGGCTGGACTACGGCCCCGCGCTGCTGCTCTGGAACGGGCTCGGGTATCTCGCCTATGCGCTGGCGCTCCGGACGCTGTTCGCAGCCCGCGCGATCCGTCCCTCCCCCATGCGATTCGCATTGGCGTTCGTGGCCCCCGGCGCGATCGCCAACATCGTCTTCGGCCATGTCGGCCTGTTCGTCACGGCGCTGTTCGCGGCCGGCATGGCGTGGCGCGATCGCCGTCCGTGGCTGGCCGGACTGATGTTCGGCCTGATGACCATGAAGCCGCATCTCGGCGCGGTCGTGCCGATCCTGCTTCTCGCCGAGCGTCGCTGGACGGTGATCGTGTCGGCCGGCCTGTCCACCGCGGTCCTGGTGGCGATCACCTCCGCGGTGTTCGGCTGGTCGGTGTTCCCGGACTATCTGCGTCAGGTCGGTCCGGTTCAGACCGCGATTCTCATGACCGAGGTCGGTCTTGAGCACCTGTCCCCGACCTGGTTCGCCGGCATCCGCACCTGGAACCTCGCGCCGGAATGGGGCTGGCCGGTGCTCGCCGTCACCGCGCCGCTCGGCATTCTCGCCGTCGTTCTGGCGGTCAGGCGCGACCTGCCGCCGGTGCGGCGCGATCTGGTCATCGCATTGGCCGCCTTCATGGTGACGCCCTACGCCTTCCTCTATGATCTCGCGCTGACCGTTCCCTTTCTCGCGGTCTATCTCGGCTTGGCGTCGACCTCTCGCGCGCGGACGTTGGCCGTGCTCGCACTGCTGAGCCCCCTCCTGCCACCAGTGACAACCCATTTGCCGATTCCACTGACGCCGATCATCCTGACTGCCATGCTGGTCGAGGCCCTGTTCGGCGAAGCGCTGTCCGATGCCGCCGCCGGAGCCGACACCCCCGCCGGATCGGATCAGCGCGTGCGGGCGTAG
- a CDS encoding helix-turn-helix domain-containing protein, giving the protein MTGVPIGEAARASGVKVPTIRYYEQVGLLPEPPRSDGNRRLYDATHLKRLAFIRHARELGFEVDAIRTLLDLQDNPGQSCSPADSIARRRLQDVEARIERLLALKSELTRMIDGCGHGTISDCRVIEVLTDHAQCEHDAH; this is encoded by the coding sequence ATGACCGGTGTACCGATCGGCGAGGCCGCGCGCGCGAGCGGCGTCAAGGTACCGACCATCCGCTACTACGAGCAGGTCGGCCTGCTGCCCGAGCCGCCGCGCAGCGACGGCAACCGGCGGCTCTACGACGCGACCCACCTGAAGCGCCTTGCTTTCATCCGCCATGCGCGCGAACTCGGCTTCGAGGTCGACGCGATCCGCACCCTGCTCGATCTGCAGGACAATCCGGGCCAGTCCTGCTCGCCGGCCGATTCGATCGCGCGCCGGCGCCTGCAGGACGTCGAAGCCCGCATCGAGCGGCTGCTGGCGCTGAAATCCGAGCTCACACGCATGATCGACGGCTGCGGCCACGGCACCATCTCCGACTGCCGGGTCATCGAGGTGCTGACCGACCATGCGCAGTGCGAGCATGATGCACACTGA
- a CDS encoding cation diffusion facilitator family transporter yields MNKTTTIAVGSLFVGIIVLALKGVAYWLTGSVALLSDALESTVNVATAVAALIAIKVAEQPADDNHPYGHHKAEFFSAVLEGVMIIVAALLIMNEAYKGFLAPHPLDAPIEGLLVNGLATGINGAWCWVLISRGKRLRSPALVADGHHLLSDVVSSGGVAVGVLLAVVTGWAVLDPLLAGIVALNILWSGWKVTKQSLSGLMDEAVDADVLRRIREIIGTEATGALEAHDLRTRHAGKAIFIDFHLVVPGQMAVVDAHAICDRIETALKADVDAAIITIHVEPENKAKHSGVLVL; encoded by the coding sequence GTGAACAAGACCACGACCATCGCCGTCGGCAGCCTGTTCGTCGGCATCATCGTGCTGGCGCTCAAAGGCGTCGCCTACTGGCTGACCGGCTCGGTCGCCCTGCTCTCCGACGCGCTCGAGAGCACCGTCAATGTCGCGACCGCGGTCGCCGCCCTGATCGCGATCAAGGTCGCCGAGCAGCCCGCCGACGACAACCACCCCTACGGCCACCACAAGGCCGAGTTCTTCAGCGCCGTGCTCGAAGGCGTGATGATCATCGTCGCCGCGCTGCTGATCATGAACGAGGCCTACAAGGGCTTCCTGGCGCCGCATCCGCTCGATGCGCCGATCGAGGGCCTGCTCGTCAACGGTCTCGCGACCGGCATCAACGGCGCCTGGTGCTGGGTCCTGATCAGCCGCGGCAAGCGCCTGCGCTCGCCGGCGCTGGTCGCCGACGGCCATCACCTGCTCTCGGATGTCGTCTCCTCGGGCGGCGTCGCCGTCGGCGTGCTGCTGGCGGTCGTCACCGGCTGGGCCGTGCTCGACCCGCTGCTCGCCGGCATCGTCGCCCTCAACATCCTGTGGTCCGGCTGGAAGGTGACCAAACAGTCGCTGAGCGGCCTGATGGACGAGGCGGTCGACGCCGATGTGCTGCGCCGCATCCGCGAGATCATCGGCACGGAGGCGACCGGCGCGCTCGAGGCCCACGATCTGCGCACGCGCCATGCCGGCAAGGCGATCTTCATCGACTTCCATCTGGTCGTGCCCGGCCAAATGGCGGTCGTCGATGCCCACGCGATCTGCGACCGCATCGAGACCGCGCTGAAGGCCGACGTCGATGCAGCGATCATCACGATCCACGTCGAGCCGGAGAACAAGGCCAAGCACTCCGGCGTGCTGGTGCTCTGA